The Alkalibaculum bacchi genomic interval TCTCCTTGTATTATTTTCATAGATGAAATTGATGCGGTAGGTCGTCAAAGAGGTGCAGGCCTTGGTGGAGGACATGATGAAAGAGAACAAACATTGAATCAACTTTTAGTAGAGATGGATGGTTTTGGAGATCATGAAGGCATTATCATGATAGCAGCTACGAACAGACCAGATATTCTGGATCCAGCTCTTTTAAGGCCAGGTCGATTTGACAGACAAATTGTAGTAGGAACGCCAGATGTTAAGGGCAGAGAAGAGATTTTGCGTGTTCACGTTAAAGATAAACCTTTAGCAGAAGATGTAGATTTAAGAGTTATTGCTAAAGGAACCCCAGGTTTTACAGGCGCAGATTTAGAGAATATTATGAATGAAGCCGCCTTACTAGCTGCAAGAAAAAGATTGACTAAAATCACTATGACAGAATTAGAAGAGGCCATAAAAAGGGTTATTGCAGGACCAGAAAAGAGAAGCCGAGTTATAACTGAAGAAGATAAAAAGATCACTGCAGTACACGAAGCAGGTCATGCTATCGTTATGAAAAATCTTCCTACATCTGACTCCGTCCATGAAATATCCATCATACCACGAGGAATGGCTGCTGGTTATACCATCTCTCTACCTGATGATGATAAGATGCATATGTCAAAGACGAAATTATTAGAGATCATTGTAGGGCTTCTTGGTGGTAGAGCAGCAGAAAAAATTGTTCTTGATGATATATGCACAGGTGCTAGTAACGACATTGAAAGGGCTACGGATTTAGCTAGAAAAATGGTCACTGAATACGGTATGAGTGATTACTTAGGACCAATGACCTTTGGTAGCAAACATAATGAAGTTTTTATAGGCAAGGATCTATCTAGAGGTAGAAACTACAGTGAAGAGGTTGCTGCTGCAATAGATAAAGAAATAAGAACGATAATCGCCGAATGTTACGATAGAGCTTTAGCAATATTAGAAGCAAATAAGGGTAAATTAGAGCTTATTACAAACAAACTGTTAGAGCAAGAGACGATTAATCGAGCAGAATTTGAAGAATTAATGAATATGTAATAGAATGACCATCCTTTCTAAAGGATGGTTATTTTTTCTATTATTGTAAAAACCAAAAGTTGGTAAGTGTTAGTATATTTGTCAGTAATTCATTTCTTTTTCCTAAAATAAAATCGTTGTCACAGGATTAATTATTTGTTATACTATCGTTAAAAATATGTCTTGTATCCGAAAGGAACGAGAACAGGAGGAAGAAAAATGAATAAGAAAAACGAGACGAGCAAGCTCACCTTTATGGGAGTTATGCTAGCACTAACCATTGTTTTTATTCTAACTTCAATGGTACCTAATCCCGCTTCAGCAAATATAGCGGTATTATTATTTTTGCCTACCATATTGACAGCAGTAATTTATGGATTTAAATCGGGGGCTATTATGGGTTTATGCGCAGGGACAGCCAGTTTGCTAAGAGCTCTCTTAATGCCAAACTCGCCATTAGATCCTTTTTT includes:
- the ftsH gene encoding ATP-dependent zinc metalloprotease FtsH, giving the protein MNKYLRMIGFYLVVLILIATLLTNIKPGQNIPTTLTYSELLSGIEDESISELTVDIDKYIVSGKLNDGKDFQSIVLPSSFTTFLNDYLQEGGTVKADFKQPEQAPWWFTILPSVFLIIIMVVFFLMFTQQSGSGGGKVMSFGKSKAKLHTPSKKSVTFKDVAGADEEKEELEEVVDFLKSPARFLELGARIPKGVLLVGPPGTGKTLLARAVAGEAGVPFFSISGSDFVEMFVGVGASRVRDLFETAKKNSPCIIFIDEIDAVGRQRGAGLGGGHDEREQTLNQLLVEMDGFGDHEGIIMIAATNRPDILDPALLRPGRFDRQIVVGTPDVKGREEILRVHVKDKPLAEDVDLRVIAKGTPGFTGADLENIMNEAALLAARKRLTKITMTELEEAIKRVIAGPEKRSRVITEEDKKITAVHEAGHAIVMKNLPTSDSVHEISIIPRGMAAGYTISLPDDDKMHMSKTKLLEIIVGLLGGRAAEKIVLDDICTGASNDIERATDLARKMVTEYGMSDYLGPMTFGSKHNEVFIGKDLSRGRNYSEEVAAAIDKEIRTIIAECYDRALAILEANKGKLELITNKLLEQETINRAEFEELMNM